One genomic segment of [Phormidium] sp. ETS-05 includes these proteins:
- a CDS encoding calcium/sodium antiporter, producing the protein MELLIWIGVFIVSLAVLVKSSDYFTEAAEKIGLLLGMPSFIIGVTIVAVGTSLPELVSSIIAVQQNSSEIVLGNVVGSNIANIFLIIGLASVISKKMDIYYELIHVDLPLFVGSAFVLALTVYDGKFTIGEALICIACYLVYLLYTISSTDGSESEAESSESNKKPKGSLVNQIIIVAVSAIFLFFGADYTIESITKISEIINIGKELIAVTAVAVGTSLPELIVSVSAAKKGNPEIAVGNVLGSNIFNALMVMGIPALIGPLTLPANLLQLSVPVMLVATLLFFFVTQDKQVTQWEGWLFFLLYAWFTGNLFGFL; encoded by the coding sequence ATGGAATTATTAATTTGGATTGGCGTTTTCATCGTCAGCTTGGCAGTTCTCGTTAAATCATCAGATTACTTTACCGAAGCCGCCGAAAAAATCGGTTTACTCTTAGGAATGCCATCCTTTATTATTGGCGTCACCATTGTAGCCGTAGGCACATCCTTGCCGGAACTGGTATCATCCATTATTGCCGTTCAGCAAAACTCATCGGAAATCGTCCTGGGTAACGTAGTCGGTTCCAACATCGCCAACATCTTTCTGATTATCGGCCTCGCCTCGGTCATCAGCAAAAAAATGGATATCTATTATGAATTAATTCACGTAGATTTACCCCTTTTTGTTGGCTCAGCCTTTGTGCTGGCATTAACAGTTTATGACGGTAAATTTACCATCGGCGAAGCTCTGATATGCATTGCCTGCTATCTGGTATATTTATTATACACCATCAGCAGCACCGATGGCAGCGAATCAGAAGCAGAATCATCAGAAAGTAATAAAAAACCAAAAGGGTCTCTTGTCAACCAGATAATTATCGTTGCCGTCAGCGCCATTTTCCTGTTTTTTGGCGCCGATTATACCATTGAATCGATTACGAAAATCTCAGAAATTATCAATATTGGCAAAGAACTGATTGCCGTCACCGCCGTTGCCGTAGGGACATCTTTGCCCGAATTAATCGTGAGCGTCAGTGCCGCCAAAAAAGGCAACCCAGAAATTGCCGTGGGCAACGTTCTGGGCTCCAATATTTTTAACGCCTTGATGGTGATGGGAATCCCCGCATTAATTGGACCTTTGACCCTGCCTGCCAACCTTTTGCAGCTCAGCGTCCCGGTGATGTTAGTGGCGACGCTCTTATTTTTCTTCGTCACCCAAGATAAACAAGTCACCCAGTGGGAAGGATGGCTGTTTTTTCTTTTGTATGCTTGGTTTACCGGCAATTTATTCGGATTTTTGTAG
- a CDS encoding decarboxylase yields MTKTPFAQEVARSLLNTYGSPLYVYQEAILRETIARITKSIPYERTQFHFACVTNGSIPLMQIFQNCGWGLHANTPGDVYLGLKAGFDPKQIVYTGSNLNYGEMQQLLDWGVSKFNLDSISQLQLFANVASKTDKIISDLKLGLRLNLPEITGDSRIGVRPDEFPAAANIARQAGLRLEGLHFYRGTGTNATVAFTQVIEQLLAICQLLPDWEYLDFGGGFGYPYHHDRVAFNWENFGAELTAALQKLPQSKTLIIEPGRAAVAGCGCILATVVAVKWQEDKQILGVDTTVANLSVPSVHGGYREIVTWERTPSGAKAVTPSQFKRGGNRLSYRCVWQYHLFP; encoded by the coding sequence ATGACAAAAACCCCGTTTGCCCAAGAGGTAGCCCGCTCATTACTCAATACATACGGATCCCCCCTCTATGTATATCAGGAAGCCATCTTGCGAGAGACGATCGCTCGGATTACCAAATCCATTCCCTATGAGCGAACGCAGTTTCACTTTGCCTGTGTCACCAATGGCAGCATCCCTTTAATGCAGATTTTTCAGAACTGCGGTTGGGGACTCCACGCCAACACCCCCGGAGACGTTTACCTGGGACTAAAAGCAGGATTTGACCCTAAACAAATAGTTTACACCGGCAGCAACCTCAATTATGGCGAAATGCAACAGTTGCTGGACTGGGGCGTGAGCAAGTTTAATTTAGATAGCATTTCCCAACTGCAACTATTTGCCAATGTGGCCAGTAAAACTGATAAGATAATCAGCGACCTAAAATTAGGATTGCGCCTGAACTTGCCGGAAATTACTGGTGATAGCCGCATTGGCGTCCGTCCCGATGAATTTCCGGCGGCAGCGAACATTGCTCGCCAAGCTGGTTTACGCTTAGAAGGACTCCATTTTTATCGGGGTACTGGCACCAATGCCACCGTTGCATTTACCCAAGTGATTGAGCAGCTTCTGGCTATCTGCCAATTGTTGCCCGATTGGGAATATTTGGATTTTGGCGGCGGTTTCGGCTATCCTTATCACCACGATCGTGTTGCTTTTAACTGGGAAAACTTTGGTGCTGAATTAACTGCAGCACTGCAAAAGCTACCCCAGTCCAAAACATTGATTATAGAACCGGGGAGAGCCGCTGTGGCAGGTTGCGGCTGCATTCTCGCCACAGTGGTGGCAGTGAAGTGGCAAGAGGACAAGCAAATCTTAGGCGTAGATACCACAGTGGCGAATTTATCCGTGCCATCGGTTCACGGCGGCTACCGGGAAATCGTCACTTGGGAGAGAACACCATCAGGTGCTAAAGCCGTCACCCCCTCCCAGTTCAAGAGAGGGGGGAATCGTTTATCCTACAGATGTGTGTGGCAATACCACCTATTCCCGTGA
- a CDS encoding asparagine synthetase B — protein sequence MTNDCRTNDFIGYWGHGTPELASRLRQIAPKGEVKGGLWGVRGVWGLTFLPSAPVPPVGARLLATLSASGLPEAKDAWVEVREDTLILGREPFGRVPLYWTREGNVIWFASRLQTLLAVKPQRDISIPGFYGYTCFSYVPTPLTPVAEVYNVPAGTEIVWQFTDSGLTESRNQYQWRSQPQQVRDETEAVTRLQGLLEEAIGSQIGHLPSEPVGVFLSGGLDSSVVAALLVRMRVQVRGYTLDFGSDCEPEWPYAEQVANWLKIPLVKVPVTPKRVRKAMAATAQALDMPFGDGVTVPLYLLSEAAAQDTSVVFNGEGGDQLFAGWTNKPMIAAGIYSQEHPEDKGNFTEQYLRTFHRLAGYEAAVFPERVQAVLADIDPGDWLQEALDPSFSEGLLHRLRRATLMLKGAQNIHPRATALGRWWGLDVRSPFCHLPLAEYQFQLTGDLFLRGSCEKYILKLAAESWLPPEIIWRQKRGMGVPLTHWCLNKMWPEVYRWLNPEVLRAEGRFNPDLLMQTLQGKFGGNIYSRRIGEILWLLLMWQLWRTEVFGEPAAQASPLSLVIGHLSLLRQKTGF from the coding sequence ATGACAAATGACTGCAGGACAAATGACTTTATCGGTTATTGGGGTCATGGCACCCCGGAACTTGCCTCACGACTGCGGCAAATTGCCCCCAAGGGGGAGGTTAAAGGGGGACTGTGGGGAGTGCGGGGAGTTTGGGGATTAACATTCCTCCCCTCCGCCCCCGTTCCACCCGTGGGAGCGAGGTTATTAGCGACCCTTTCTGCCTCTGGGTTGCCCGAAGCCAAAGATGCCTGGGTAGAGGTAAGGGAGGACACCCTAATTTTAGGGCGAGAACCCTTTGGGCGGGTTCCTCTGTACTGGACTCGGGAGGGAAATGTCATTTGGTTTGCTTCCCGACTGCAAACGCTCCTAGCGGTGAAACCACAACGGGATATTAGCATTCCCGGTTTTTATGGTTATACCTGCTTCTCTTACGTTCCTACCCCTTTGACGCCAGTGGCGGAGGTGTATAACGTACCGGCGGGAACGGAAATAGTATGGCAATTTACAGATTCGGGATTAACAGAGTCGAGAAATCAATATCAATGGCGTTCTCAACCGCAACAGGTGAGGGATGAAACCGAAGCCGTTACCCGGTTGCAAGGGCTCTTAGAGGAGGCTATTGGCTCTCAAATTGGCCATTTACCCTCAGAACCGGTGGGGGTGTTCCTGTCTGGGGGGTTGGATTCTTCCGTAGTCGCCGCCTTGCTCGTGCGGATGAGAGTGCAAGTGCGGGGTTATACCCTAGATTTTGGTTCCGACTGTGAGCCGGAGTGGCCCTATGCGGAACAAGTGGCGAACTGGTTAAAAATTCCGTTGGTGAAAGTACCCGTGACGCCAAAGCGGGTTCGCAAGGCAATGGCGGCGACAGCCCAGGCTCTGGATATGCCTTTTGGTGATGGGGTGACAGTACCTTTATACTTACTCTCAGAAGCGGCGGCGCAAGACACTTCCGTAGTTTTTAATGGGGAAGGCGGCGACCAACTGTTTGCTGGTTGGACAAATAAACCGATGATTGCGGCGGGGATTTATAGCCAAGAACATCCCGAAGACAAGGGGAATTTTACCGAGCAATACCTGCGCACGTTTCACCGCCTTGCGGGTTATGAGGCGGCAGTATTTCCGGAACGGGTCCAGGCGGTCTTGGCAGATATTGACCCGGGAGATTGGTTGCAAGAGGCGTTGGACCCGTCGTTTTCTGAGGGACTGTTGCACCGGTTGCGCCGAGCAACTTTGATGTTGAAAGGGGCGCAAAATATTCATCCTCGGGCGACGGCTTTGGGGCGGTGGTGGGGTTTGGATGTGCGATCGCCCTTTTGTCACTTACCCCTGGCTGAATATCAATTCCAACTTACCGGCGACCTGTTCCTACGTGGTTCCTGCGAAAAGTACATCCTCAAACTCGCCGCTGAATCTTGGCTTCCCCCAGAAATTATCTGGCGACAAAAACGGGGGATGGGTGTCCCCCTCACCCATTGGTGTTTAAATAAAATGTGGCCAGAAGTCTATCGCTGGCTCAATCCCGAGGTGTTGCGCGCTGAAGGCAGGTTCAATCCTGACCTCCTGATGCAAACTCTGCAGGGTAAGTTTGGTGGTAACATCTACAGTCGCCGCATCGGGGAAATCCTCTGGTTACTCCTGATGTGGCAACTGTGGCGCACCGAAGTTTTTGGCGAACCAGCAGCACAAGCATCCCCCTTGTCATTGGTTATTGGTCATTTGTCATTGCTCCGACAGAAAACGGGTTTCTGA
- a CDS encoding asparagine synthetase B — protein MIFPFRRRTIPTQPIIPSWHLAWEGDAPHQPDALVVAGAVPEVSPGGRFTVVGDIWLTNEGSLLQRLGMKTAANSWQLVAQLWERWGTDCIGMLEGAFALAVWDREEGKLWLGRDRVGARTLYYTTTGPLQRVAPRLSTLNPYHAKELDLIALRDYLSCAFVPGERTMWEQVRELPPGTLMCLGVDKEPQPYWQLRVDIQNTTVSLAQYATQLRLLLEQIVRESLPGDEPVGAYLSGGLDSSCVTAIVSQLHRHPLHTYSIHFGPDCPHELEFSSLVASHCGTEHHIIEITPQQMWELLPITMANLDDPIGDPLTVPNYIMGQIARQNVSVIFNGEGGDPCFAGPKNKPMLLDALYSQITTEGREQQKVEAYLNSFQKCFADLPQLLQPDIWAAVQTEPSLFAPYLNATDTSYLNRLMLLNIRYKGADQILTKVNNMTRTAMLEARSPLFDQRIVELSLQIPPQYKLAGADEKAVLKQAVADLLPEAILTRPKSGMMVPVNLWFAREWLRRSRSLLLNKKAAIAPYLDQKVIKNWLEYRGDTWRRYGVKLWLLTSLEIWLQVNGK, from the coding sequence GTGATATTTCCTTTTCGGCGACGCACTATCCCAACCCAACCGATAATTCCCAGTTGGCATCTCGCCTGGGAAGGCGATGCACCCCATCAGCCTGATGCTCTGGTGGTGGCGGGAGCTGTACCAGAAGTAAGTCCGGGAGGACGGTTTACTGTGGTGGGGGATATATGGTTGACCAATGAAGGGTCATTGCTGCAGCGGTTAGGGATGAAAACGGCGGCTAACTCCTGGCAGTTGGTGGCGCAACTGTGGGAGCGGTGGGGAACCGACTGCATTGGGATGCTGGAGGGGGCATTTGCGCTGGCAGTGTGGGACCGGGAGGAGGGGAAACTGTGGCTGGGACGCGATCGGGTGGGCGCCCGTACCCTATACTACACCACCACCGGCCCACTACAGCGAGTTGCCCCGCGCCTAAGTACCCTCAACCCCTATCATGCCAAAGAATTAGACTTAATTGCCCTGCGGGACTATCTCTCCTGCGCCTTCGTTCCTGGGGAAAGAACGATGTGGGAACAAGTGCGGGAGTTGCCACCAGGGACATTGATGTGTTTAGGAGTAGATAAGGAACCTCAACCCTATTGGCAGCTCCGAGTAGATATCCAAAATACCACAGTTAGTTTAGCACAATACGCGACACAATTGCGGTTACTTTTAGAGCAAATTGTTAGGGAATCTTTGCCAGGGGATGAACCGGTAGGGGCTTATTTATCTGGCGGGTTAGATTCTAGCTGTGTCACCGCGATCGTCTCTCAATTACACCGCCACCCCCTCCATACTTACTCGATTCATTTTGGCCCCGACTGTCCCCATGAATTAGAATTTTCTAGCTTAGTCGCCTCCCATTGTGGCACCGAACACCATATTATAGAAATCACGCCGCAGCAGATGTGGGAATTGCTCCCCATCACGATGGCCAATTTAGATGACCCGATCGGCGACCCCCTCACCGTCCCCAACTACATCATGGGACAAATCGCAAGGCAAAACGTCAGCGTCATTTTCAACGGCGAAGGCGGCGACCCCTGTTTTGCCGGACCAAAAAACAAACCCATGCTATTAGATGCGCTCTACAGCCAAATTACCACAGAAGGCAGGGAACAGCAAAAAGTAGAGGCTTACCTCAATTCCTTTCAGAAATGCTTTGCCGACTTGCCCCAATTACTCCAGCCAGATATTTGGGCAGCAGTGCAAACAGAACCCTCCCTATTTGCCCCATATCTGAACGCCACCGATACCAGCTATCTCAATCGCCTGATGTTACTTAATATCCGATATAAAGGTGCCGACCAAATCCTCACCAAAGTCAATAATATGACTCGTACCGCCATGTTAGAGGCACGTTCCCCCTTATTCGACCAGCGGATAGTAGAACTTAGCTTGCAAATTCCGCCCCAATATAAACTGGCTGGAGCCGATGAAAAAGCTGTGTTAAAACAAGCGGTAGCCGATTTACTGCCCGAGGCTATTTTAACCAGACCCAAAAGTGGCATGATGGTGCCGGTTAACCTGTGGTTTGCCAGGGAATGGCTGCGGCGGAGTCGGTCATTGCTGTTAAATAAAAAAGCTGCCATTGCCCCTTATTTAGACCAAAAAGTAATCAAAAATTGGTTGGAATATCGGGGCGATACCTGGCGGCGTTACGGCGTCAAGCTCTGGTTACTAACCAGCTTAGAAATCTGGCTACAAGTCAATGGGAAATAG
- a CDS encoding DUF3859 domain-containing protein — protein sequence MNQKLNGYQLEQVVAEVERLHQNRQEELNREQVQEILRELNLPDDLLDEALVQVQQRAALAQQKRRYVWLSVGAIAGLVVILAGGGLWMYSANQQIAGISSYEDSLSLAVEKSRNIREINRQDSPEVYYHVTLQNAPLGRKLSLRCDWLDPTGQVAHQNRYETKEIDKPVWPTYCRYRFPTGAQVGQWEVRLLGGERLISSETFIVK from the coding sequence ATGAACCAAAAACTAAATGGCTACCAACTAGAGCAAGTAGTTGCGGAGGTGGAACGCCTCCACCAAAATCGTCAAGAAGAACTGAACCGAGAACAAGTGCAGGAGATTTTGCGGGAGCTGAATTTGCCAGATGATTTGCTCGATGAGGCTCTGGTACAAGTACAGCAGCGCGCAGCATTAGCCCAACAGAAGCGGCGATATGTGTGGCTTAGTGTGGGAGCGATCGCCGGTTTAGTGGTAATCTTAGCTGGCGGCGGCTTGTGGATGTATAGCGCCAACCAACAGATAGCGGGTATATCCAGCTATGAAGACAGCCTCAGCCTAGCAGTAGAAAAGAGCCGCAACATCCGGGAAATCAACAGGCAAGATAGTCCCGAAGTTTACTATCACGTCACCTTACAAAACGCCCCACTGGGGAGAAAATTATCTCTCCGTTGCGATTGGCTTGACCCCACGGGGCAAGTTGCCCACCAAAACCGCTATGAAACCAAGGAAATCGATAAACCCGTATGGCCCACCTACTGCCGTTATCGTTTCCCCACTGGGGCGCAAGTAGGCCAATGGGAGGTACGCTTACTAGGAGGAGAAAGGCTAATCAGCTCTGAAACCTTTATCGTCAAGTGA